A window from Methylococcus mesophilus encodes these proteins:
- a CDS encoding adenylosuccinate synthase: protein MAKNIVVIGTQWGDEGKGKLVDLLTEHANAVVRFQGGHNAGHTLVIDGRKTVLHLIPSGILRDSVTCLIGNGVVLSPEALMQEIGVLESVGLSIRDRLIISEACALILPVHVALDNAREAARGGKAIGTTGRGIGPAYEDKVARRGLRAGDLRDIAGLPERLRELLEYHNFMLTRYYGAQGVDFQETLDNLLDLGGKICPMLGDVAGILHRYQAAGENVLFEGAQGAMLDIDHGTYPYVTSSNTTAGGASCGTGVGLLNFDYVLGITKAYATRVGNGPFPTELLDATGEILTQNGAEFGATTGRRRRCGWFDAVLMRRSAKLNGLSGICLTKLDVLDGLPKIGICTGYRYDGQEIDTVPIGADNYARCEPIIEEMPGWQASTAGIRALDDLPANARAYIKRLEETTGVSVDIISTGPDRQDTIVMQNPFAAG, encoded by the coding sequence ATGGCAAAAAACATAGTCGTCATCGGAACCCAGTGGGGGGATGAGGGTAAGGGCAAGCTAGTCGATCTCCTGACCGAGCACGCTAATGCCGTCGTCCGTTTCCAAGGGGGCCACAATGCGGGGCACACACTGGTCATCGACGGGCGCAAGACCGTGCTCCATCTCATCCCCTCGGGCATACTCCGGGACAGCGTCACCTGTCTCATTGGAAACGGCGTCGTGCTTTCACCGGAAGCCTTGATGCAGGAGATCGGGGTGCTGGAGAGCGTCGGATTGTCGATCCGCGACCGGCTGATCATCAGCGAGGCCTGCGCTTTGATCCTGCCGGTGCATGTCGCTCTGGACAACGCCCGGGAGGCTGCGCGCGGCGGCAAGGCTATTGGCACAACCGGGCGCGGCATCGGGCCTGCGTATGAAGACAAGGTGGCGCGCCGGGGGTTGCGGGCGGGCGATCTCCGTGATATTGCGGGTTTGCCCGAACGTCTCCGGGAACTGCTCGAGTACCACAATTTCATGTTGACACGCTATTACGGCGCGCAAGGCGTGGATTTCCAGGAAACTTTGGACAACCTGCTGGATCTCGGGGGGAAAATCTGCCCCATGCTGGGGGACGTGGCGGGCATCCTGCACCGCTACCAAGCGGCGGGCGAGAACGTTCTGTTCGAGGGCGCCCAAGGCGCGATGCTGGATATCGACCACGGCACCTATCCCTATGTCACCTCGTCCAACACCACGGCCGGCGGCGCTTCCTGCGGCACCGGCGTAGGCCTTTTGAATTTCGACTACGTTCTGGGAATCACCAAGGCCTACGCCACCCGTGTGGGGAACGGGCCGTTTCCGACCGAATTGCTCGACGCTACAGGAGAGATTTTGACCCAGAACGGCGCTGAATTCGGAGCAACGACCGGCCGCCGCCGGCGTTGCGGCTGGTTCGACGCCGTGCTGATGCGCCGATCGGCCAAACTGAACGGCCTGAGTGGTATCTGCCTTACGAAGCTGGATGTACTCGACGGTTTGCCCAAGATCGGAATTTGCACCGGTTACCGTTACGACGGGCAGGAAATCGATACCGTGCCGATCGGTGCGGACAACTACGCCCGTTGTGAACCGATCATCGAAGAAATGCCGGGCTGGCAGGCGTCAACCGCTGGTATCCGTGCCCTGGACGATCTGCCCGCCAATGCCCGGGCCTACATCAAGCGGTTGGAAGAGACCACCGGCGTCAGTGTCGACATCATCTCGACAGGGCCCGACCGGCAGGACACGATCGTGATGCAAAATCCCTTCGCGGCGGGCTAA
- the hfq gene encoding RNA chaperone Hfq — MSKGQNLQDPFLNTLRKEHVPVSIYLVNGIKLQGKVDSFDQYVIMLKNTVSQMVYKHAISTIVPGRPVRVPHAGEGGDEDAE, encoded by the coding sequence ATGTCGAAGGGCCAAAATCTGCAAGATCCATTCCTGAACACACTCCGGAAGGAACACGTTCCGGTTTCGATCTATCTCGTCAACGGAATCAAGCTGCAAGGAAAGGTGGATTCGTTCGACCAGTACGTGATCATGCTGAAGAACACCGTCAGCCAGATGGTGTACAAACACGCGATTTCGACCATCGTGCCCGGCCGCCCCGTGCGCGTGCCGCATGCGGGTGAAGGTGGCGACGAGGATGCCGAGTGA
- the rnr gene encoding ribonuclease R, whose protein sequence is MNTSSADAASREREFRHKDPYAEREAKKYERPIPSRELILKVLQNIGAPANLEEVADALGVDDADDRESLRRRLNAMERDGQLLRNRRDHFCVVNAKDLIAGRVIGHSDGFGFLHPDDGSADLFISPKDMRALIHDDRVVVSVRGIDRRGRREAAVVQILERNTRSTVGRLYIENDIAYVVPDNKRIPLEILVPENALAGAVHGQIVVVEIVEQPTARREPIGRIVEILGNHMAPGMEIEVAIRNYDLPNQWPDEVEAMIAGLAPEVPEEAKVGRTDLRDIPLVTIDGEDARDFDDAVYCRRTPKGWKLYVAIADVSHYVKPGTALDQEAHTRGTSVYFPERVIPMLPEVLSNGLCSLNPDQDRLCMVCEMVLDDEGNVGRAKFYEAVMRSHARLTYSQVARMLVDGDKPLRRHYKALVPHLENLHSVYRLLRRARDERGAIDFETQESRIVFGAGRKIETIVPVVRNDAHRLIEECMIAANMATARFLAKTKVPHLLRIHEGPTAERLTDLRTFLGEVGLSLGGGDEPEPGHYAELIEAIHGRPDEHLVQTVLLRSLAQAVYSPDQKGHFGLASDAYTHFTSPIRRYPDLLIHRAIKHALSRAKPSEFAYSHNDLVLAGEHCSTCERRADEATRDVVSWLKCEFMLDKLGEEFDAVISAVTSFGFFAELREIFVEGLVHISNLDKDFFHYDPIGHRLTGERSGVRYRLGDTVRVKVARVDLDERKIDLDLVKKTAEASEPQQKRRKRSRKRSKK, encoded by the coding sequence TTGAATACATCTTCGGCCGATGCCGCCAGCAGGGAGCGGGAGTTCCGCCATAAGGATCCGTACGCGGAAAGGGAGGCGAAGAAGTACGAACGCCCGATCCCCAGCAGGGAACTGATTCTCAAGGTGCTGCAGAACATCGGCGCGCCGGCCAACCTCGAAGAGGTTGCCGATGCGCTCGGCGTGGACGACGCGGACGACCGTGAGTCGCTGCGGCGCCGGCTCAACGCCATGGAACGTGACGGCCAGCTGCTGCGCAACCGCCGCGACCACTTCTGCGTGGTCAACGCCAAGGATCTGATCGCCGGCCGGGTCATCGGCCATTCGGATGGTTTCGGTTTTCTCCACCCCGACGACGGCAGCGCCGACCTGTTCATCTCGCCGAAGGACATGCGCGCCCTGATTCACGACGACCGCGTGGTAGTCAGCGTGCGCGGCATCGACCGCCGGGGGCGTCGGGAAGCCGCGGTGGTCCAGATTCTGGAGCGCAACACCCGCAGCACCGTAGGCCGGCTTTACATCGAAAACGACATCGCCTACGTCGTTCCGGACAACAAGCGCATCCCCCTTGAAATCCTGGTGCCGGAAAACGCTCTTGCCGGTGCGGTACACGGCCAGATCGTCGTGGTCGAGATCGTTGAGCAGCCGACCGCGCGGCGCGAACCCATCGGCCGGATCGTGGAGATCCTGGGCAACCATATGGCGCCCGGCATGGAGATCGAGGTTGCGATACGCAATTACGATCTGCCGAACCAGTGGCCGGACGAGGTCGAAGCCATGATCGCCGGGCTGGCCCCGGAGGTGCCAGAGGAGGCCAAGGTCGGCCGGACCGATCTGCGGGATATCCCGCTGGTGACCATCGACGGCGAAGACGCGCGCGATTTCGACGACGCCGTGTATTGCCGCCGCACCCCCAAGGGCTGGAAGCTGTACGTCGCGATAGCCGACGTTTCGCATTACGTCAAGCCGGGTACGGCCCTGGACCAGGAGGCCCACACCCGTGGCACCTCGGTGTATTTCCCCGAGCGGGTGATTCCGATGCTGCCGGAGGTGCTGTCCAACGGGCTTTGTTCGCTCAACCCGGATCAGGACCGCCTGTGCATGGTCTGCGAGATGGTCCTCGACGACGAAGGCAATGTCGGCCGCGCCAAGTTCTACGAGGCCGTGATGCGGTCCCACGCCCGTCTGACCTACAGTCAGGTTGCGCGGATGCTGGTCGACGGCGACAAGCCGCTCCGGCGGCACTACAAGGCGCTGGTGCCGCACCTGGAAAATCTCCATTCGGTCTATCGGCTTCTGCGGCGGGCGAGGGACGAGCGCGGCGCCATCGATTTCGAGACCCAGGAATCCCGGATCGTGTTCGGCGCCGGGCGTAAGATCGAGACCATCGTGCCGGTCGTCCGGAACGATGCCCACCGCCTCATCGAGGAGTGCATGATCGCCGCCAACATGGCGACGGCCCGCTTCCTCGCCAAGACCAAGGTGCCGCACCTGTTGCGCATCCATGAGGGCCCCACGGCGGAGCGCCTCACGGATCTGCGCACCTTCCTGGGCGAGGTCGGCCTGAGCCTGGGTGGCGGCGACGAGCCGGAGCCCGGACATTACGCAGAACTAATCGAGGCCATCCATGGCCGGCCCGACGAACATCTGGTACAGACCGTGCTCCTGCGGTCGCTGGCGCAGGCAGTCTACAGCCCCGACCAGAAAGGGCATTTCGGCTTGGCTTCCGATGCCTATACCCATTTCACTTCGCCGATCCGACGCTATCCCGACCTCTTGATACACCGTGCCATCAAGCATGCCTTGAGCAGAGCCAAACCCAGCGAATTCGCCTATTCCCACAACGATCTGGTGCTGGCCGGCGAGCATTGCTCGACCTGCGAGCGCCGCGCGGACGAGGCCACCCGCGATGTGGTGAGCTGGCTCAAGTGCGAATTCATGTTGGACAAGCTGGGCGAAGAATTCGACGCCGTCATTTCGGCCGTCACTTCGTTCGGCTTCTTCGCGGAGCTGCGCGAAATCTTCGTCGAGGGGCTGGTGCACATCTCCAATCTCGACAAGGATTTCTTCCACTACGATCCCATCGGCCATCGCCTCACCGGCGAGCGCAGCGGGGTGCGTTACCGGCTCGGCGATACCGTGCGGGTGAAAGTCGCACGGGTCGATCTCGACGAACGCAAGATCGACCTCGATCTGGTCAAGAAGACCGCGGAGGCCTCTGAGCCGCAGCAGAAGCGCAGAAAGCGCAGCCGGAAGCGGAGCAAGAAGTGA
- the nagZ gene encoding beta-N-acetylhexosaminidase, with product MNPIPSPRCVMFDLIGTRISDDEREFLLHPAAGGLILFSRNYESPDQMITLVSEVRGLRPDILIAVDHEGSRVQRFRAGFTRLPAASAYLEAGAEAGLAAAETAGWLMAAELRAVGVDFSFAPVLDVDTGISTVIGDRAFARTPDEVTAAARAFAAGMRRAGMAAVGKHFPGHGGVAGDSHLTLPEDPRELEDLLARDLLPFSALIREDLEGIMPAHVLYSRIDAQTPCFSHFWLQTILRERMNFDGAIFSDDLSMAGATLAGDYATRALAALKAGCDMLVVCNTPEATAAILQVLENRTASAGSARRLAAMRGRFPIDRSDLLASAEWRAAVSRIQTLTGPAQ from the coding sequence ATGAACCCAATTCCGTCCCCTCGCTGTGTGATGTTCGACCTTATCGGGACCCGGATATCCGACGACGAGCGCGAATTCCTGCTTCACCCTGCGGCCGGGGGGCTGATCCTGTTCAGTCGCAACTACGAATCGCCGGACCAGATGATAACGCTGGTGTCGGAGGTCCGCGGCCTGCGGCCGGACATTCTCATCGCCGTGGATCACGAGGGCAGCCGGGTCCAGCGTTTCCGCGCGGGCTTTACCCGGCTGCCGGCGGCATCCGCGTACCTTGAAGCCGGCGCCGAAGCCGGGCTGGCGGCGGCCGAGACGGCGGGCTGGCTGATGGCGGCGGAGCTTCGCGCCGTGGGCGTGGACTTCAGTTTCGCGCCCGTACTCGACGTCGATACCGGCATCAGCACCGTCATCGGTGACCGCGCCTTCGCCCGCACGCCGGATGAAGTCACCGCCGCCGCCCGCGCCTTCGCCGCCGGCATGCGTCGGGCGGGCATGGCGGCGGTGGGCAAGCATTTCCCCGGCCATGGCGGCGTGGCCGGCGATTCGCACCTCACGCTGCCCGAGGACCCGCGCGAACTCGAGGACCTGCTCGCCCGCGACCTGCTGCCCTTCTCGGCGTTGATACGCGAAGACCTGGAAGGCATCATGCCGGCCCATGTGCTGTATTCCCGCATCGACGCCCAGACACCGTGTTTTTCTCATTTCTGGCTGCAGACCATCCTGCGCGAACGGATGAATTTCGACGGCGCGATCTTCTCGGACGACCTTTCCATGGCGGGCGCGACCTTGGCCGGCGACTACGCCACCCGTGCCCTGGCGGCACTCAAGGCGGGCTGCGACATGCTGGTGGTCTGTAACACTCCCGAGGCGACGGCGGCGATCCTGCAAGTGCTTGAAAACCGCACCGCTTCCGCCGGCAGCGCCCGCCGCCTTGCCGCAATGCGCGGCCGCTTTCCGATCGACCGCAGCGATCTGCTGGCAAGCGCCGAATGGCGCGCCGCCGTCAGCCGCATCCAAACCCTCACCGGCCCTGCCCAATGA
- the hflK gene encoding FtsH protease activity modulator HflK encodes MAWNEPGGGKKDPWSGRDQQDTPPDLDEVLRNLQDRINKLFGRKPDGGGGGGNAARLAGMIGVAAVAVWGLTGIYIVDEGSRGVVTRFGKYVETTQPGPHWHWPSPVEAVTVVNVEQQRFVEVGYRSGGRQQAVGSLGSVPREALMLTQDENIVDLRLAVQYQIKDAKEYLFNVLDPEGTLKQVTESAERSVIGNSTMDFVLTEGRSSVASDIKAEIQEILDQYHAGIRVITVNLVDAQPPEEVQAAFEDAIKAREDEQRLKNEAEAYANEVVPKARGAASRLTQESEGYKEKVIAKARGEAGRFERLLAEYEKAPDVMRERLYIESMQEVMERANTLMLDVKSGNNVIYLPLDKIRSGRGAADAAASESEVGSVSIPAQIDSQDGGAKAGGGRASSRGRDGRGQ; translated from the coding sequence ATGGCTTGGAATGAACCGGGCGGTGGAAAGAAGGACCCGTGGAGCGGGCGCGACCAGCAGGATACCCCTCCGGATCTGGACGAGGTTCTTCGCAATCTGCAGGACCGCATCAACAAGCTGTTCGGGCGCAAGCCCGACGGCGGCGGGGGCGGTGGAAACGCGGCCAGGCTTGCCGGCATGATCGGCGTGGCCGCCGTGGCGGTATGGGGCCTGACCGGCATTTACATCGTCGACGAGGGCAGCCGCGGCGTAGTGACGCGTTTTGGTAAGTACGTCGAAACGACCCAGCCCGGTCCGCACTGGCACTGGCCGTCCCCGGTCGAGGCCGTGACGGTAGTCAACGTCGAGCAGCAGCGCTTCGTCGAGGTTGGCTACCGCTCGGGCGGTCGCCAGCAGGCGGTCGGCTCTCTGGGTTCGGTGCCGCGCGAAGCGCTCATGCTGACCCAGGACGAGAACATCGTCGATCTGCGTCTGGCCGTGCAATACCAGATCAAGGATGCGAAAGAGTATCTGTTCAACGTGCTGGATCCCGAGGGCACGCTGAAACAGGTCACCGAGAGCGCCGAGCGTTCGGTTATCGGCAACAGCACCATGGATTTCGTGCTTACGGAAGGCCGCAGCAGCGTTGCCTCGGATATCAAGGCAGAAATCCAAGAGATCCTCGATCAGTATCATGCCGGCATTCGGGTCATCACCGTCAATCTGGTGGATGCCCAGCCCCCGGAAGAGGTGCAGGCGGCGTTTGAGGATGCCATCAAGGCGCGCGAGGACGAGCAAAGGCTCAAGAACGAAGCGGAGGCCTACGCGAACGAGGTCGTTCCCAAGGCACGAGGAGCGGCGTCGCGGCTGACTCAAGAATCGGAAGGCTACAAGGAAAAGGTCATCGCCAAGGCTCGGGGCGAGGCCGGTCGTTTCGAGCGGCTTCTTGCGGAATACGAAAAGGCGCCGGACGTGATGCGCGAGCGTCTTTACATCGAGTCGATGCAGGAAGTGATGGAGCGTGCTAACACCCTGATGCTGGACGTGAAGAGCGGGAACAATGTGATCTACCTGCCCCTGGACAAGATCAGGTCGGGTCGGGGCGCGGCCGATGCCGCTGCGTCAGAGTCCGAAGTCGGCAGCGTATCCATTCCAGCGCAGATCGATAGCCAGGATGGTGGAGCCAAAGCCGGCGGTGGGCGTGCGTCGAGCCGCGGCAGAGACGGGAGGGGACAATAA
- a CDS encoding ATP phosphoribosyltransferase regulatory subunit, with protein sequence MFPFSYPADDRWLLPEGIEELLPEEAERLELLRRRVLDRFAAWGYRLVMPPLIEFIDSLLTGAGHDLDIQTFKLIDQASGRLLGIRADMTPQVARIDARTHAGGMPGRFCYLGSVLHTQADRLEKSRSPIQFGAELYGHGGGASDLEIIRLMLEVLATAGVGQVHLDLGHVGIFRGLARQAGLSGEQEGELFTLLQQKARPELNAAIEGMGMAPQLARMFTDLIDLNGRHGVIERALESLADADRVVHLALEELAVLAERLGSYCPEVPINFDLAELRGYRYQTGVVFAAFVPGYGREIARGGRYDDIGKVFGRARPATGFSADLKVILRLSELGESFSGREDAIFAPVGADPTLTGAIRELRDAGRIVIENLPGQQGDAATHGFRSELQFDGDRWRVCPVVAKDA encoded by the coding sequence ATGTTCCCTTTTTCCTACCCAGCCGATGACCGCTGGCTGCTGCCGGAAGGCATTGAAGAACTCTTGCCCGAGGAAGCCGAGCGGCTGGAACTGCTTCGGCGAAGGGTGCTCGATCGTTTTGCCGCCTGGGGCTACAGGCTGGTGATGCCGCCCCTGATCGAATTCATCGACTCGCTGTTGACAGGGGCCGGCCACGATCTGGACATTCAGACGTTCAAGCTGATCGATCAGGCCAGCGGACGCCTCCTCGGCATCCGCGCCGACATGACACCCCAGGTCGCGCGCATCGATGCCCGCACCCATGCCGGCGGCATGCCGGGGCGGTTTTGTTATCTGGGCTCCGTGCTGCATACCCAGGCCGATCGTCTGGAGAAATCGCGCAGCCCCATCCAGTTCGGTGCGGAGCTATACGGCCATGGCGGCGGGGCGAGCGATCTCGAAATTATTCGTCTGATGCTGGAAGTTCTGGCGACGGCCGGTGTCGGACAAGTCCATCTGGATCTGGGACATGTCGGCATCTTCCGTGGTTTGGCGCGCCAGGCCGGCCTGAGCGGAGAGCAGGAAGGCGAGCTGTTTACCTTGTTGCAGCAGAAGGCGCGCCCCGAGCTCAACGCGGCCATCGAGGGGATGGGAATGGCGCCGCAGCTGGCGCGAATGTTTACGGACCTGATTGACCTCAACGGCCGCCACGGCGTTATTGAGCGGGCCCTGGAGTCTCTGGCAGACGCCGACAGGGTGGTGCATCTTGCCCTGGAGGAGTTGGCCGTTCTGGCGGAGCGGCTTGGCAGCTACTGCCCTGAGGTTCCCATCAATTTCGATCTGGCCGAGTTACGGGGGTACCGCTATCAGACCGGCGTGGTTTTTGCCGCTTTCGTGCCAGGCTACGGCAGGGAAATTGCGCGCGGCGGGCGATATGACGACATAGGAAAAGTATTCGGGCGGGCGCGTCCGGCGACGGGATTCAGTGCCGATCTCAAGGTCATCCTCAGATTGTCCGAACTCGGTGAATCTTTTTCGGGCAGAGAAGATGCCATATTCGCCCCTGTTGGCGCCGATCCCACGTTGACCGGGGCCATCCGCGAACTGCGCGACGCCGGACGTATCGTCATCGAGAATCTTCCCGGCCAGCAAGGCGACGCGGCGACGCACGGGTTCCGCAGCGAGCTGCAGTTCGACGGCGATCGTTGGCGTGTTTGTCCTGTTGTGGCAAAGGACGCGTGA
- the hflC gene encoding protease modulator HflC, with protein MAQAKAMIAVAGAAAVLASLSMFTVSETQKVIRFRLGEIVQSDYTPGIYFQVPFINNVKKFDGRILTLESKPERFLTSEKKNVIVDSFVKWRVKDVAKYYTTVAGDVVQANIRLDQIIKDAMRSEFSKRTIRELVSSERSQIRDVLSGAASPVAEQLGIQILDVRVMRIDLPSEVSSSVYRRMEAERARVARDFRSRGAEAAERIRADADRQREVILADAYRDSELKRGEGEATAADIYAQAYGKNKEFFGLYRSLSAYRSAIREDDTLVVEPDSEFFRYFKKSTGK; from the coding sequence ATGGCACAGGCTAAGGCAATGATTGCGGTGGCCGGCGCGGCGGCGGTGCTGGCTTCGCTGTCGATGTTCACCGTCTCCGAAACCCAGAAGGTGATCAGGTTCCGGCTGGGTGAAATCGTGCAATCGGACTATACGCCCGGGATTTATTTCCAGGTGCCGTTCATCAACAACGTCAAGAAGTTCGACGGTCGGATTTTGACCCTGGAGTCGAAACCGGAGCGGTTCCTGACTTCCGAGAAGAAGAACGTCATCGTCGACTCCTTCGTCAAGTGGCGGGTGAAGGACGTCGCCAAGTATTACACGACGGTGGCGGGCGACGTGGTCCAGGCGAACATCCGCCTGGATCAGATCATCAAGGACGCAATGCGCAGCGAATTCAGCAAGCGCACCATCCGAGAACTGGTATCGTCCGAACGTTCGCAGATCCGGGACGTGCTGAGCGGCGCGGCGAGTCCGGTGGCCGAACAACTGGGCATCCAGATTTTGGACGTCCGCGTCATGCGCATCGATCTTCCGAGCGAGGTCAGTTCCTCGGTATATCGGCGGATGGAGGCCGAGCGGGCCCGGGTGGCTCGCGATTTCCGCTCGCGCGGTGCCGAGGCCGCGGAGCGGATTCGCGCGGATGCCGACCGTCAGCGGGAAGTGATTCTGGCCGATGCCTACCGGGATTCCGAGCTCAAGCGCGGCGAAGGGGAGGCAACCGCGGCGGATATATACGCCCAGGCGTACGGCAAGAATAAGGAGTTCTTCGGTCTCTATCGCAGCCTGTCGGCTTACCGCAGCGCGATCCGTGAAGACGACACGCTGGTGGTCGAACCTGATTCCGAGTTCTTCAGGTATTTCAAGAAATCCACCGGCAAGTGA
- a CDS encoding S-methyl-5'-thioinosine phosphorylase, whose protein sequence is MSLTAIIGGTGLTRLEQLEIVRRETLTTPYGPPSSALTFGRLTGRDFVFLARHGDPHTIPPHRINYRANLWALEQAGAESVIAAAAVGGIGAEMEPGRLAIPHQIIDYTWGRAGTFFEDGLDHVTHIDFTAPYSEDLRQKLIASARTAGLSVVDGGVYGCTQGPRLETSAEIARMERDGCNLVGMTGMPEAALARELELPYAACAIVANWAAGKSEGEITMAEIERHLARGMADFVKLLTRYAESP, encoded by the coding sequence ATGAGCCTCACCGCAATCATAGGAGGCACCGGCCTGACCCGGCTCGAGCAACTCGAGATCGTCCGCCGTGAGACCTTGACCACACCCTATGGCCCCCCCTCTTCGGCCCTGACCTTCGGCCGGCTCACCGGTCGCGATTTCGTATTCCTGGCGCGCCACGGCGACCCGCACACTATCCCGCCGCACCGGATCAACTATCGCGCCAACCTCTGGGCGCTGGAACAGGCCGGCGCCGAGTCCGTCATCGCCGCTGCCGCGGTCGGCGGCATCGGCGCAGAGATGGAGCCGGGCCGGCTGGCCATCCCGCACCAGATCATCGACTACACCTGGGGGCGGGCCGGCACCTTCTTCGAGGACGGGCTGGACCACGTCACCCACATCGACTTCACCGCCCCCTACAGCGAAGACCTGCGCCAGAAGCTCATCGCCTCAGCCCGTACCGCGGGTCTTTCCGTCGTCGACGGCGGCGTCTACGGCTGCACCCAGGGACCGCGGCTGGAAACGTCGGCGGAAATCGCACGGATGGAGCGCGACGGCTGCAACCTCGTAGGCATGACCGGCATGCCGGAAGCGGCGCTGGCACGCGAGTTGGAGCTGCCCTACGCGGCCTGCGCGATCGTGGCCAATTGGGCCGCCGGCAAGAGCGAGGGGGAAATCACCATGGCCGAGATCGAGCGGCATTTGGCGCGGGGCATGGCCGATTTCGTCAAACTGCTGACCCGCTACGCCGAATCGCCCTGA
- the hflX gene encoding ribosome rescue GTPase HflX, which yields MFDRPDTGSRAVLVHMPLAGPDQEDLDELRLLALSAGAEPAATLTGRLRAIDPRYYIGQGKLEELAETVKAHEAELVLFNHALTPSQERNLEKALNVRVVDRSGLILDIFAQRARSFEGRLQVELAQLKHLSTRLVRGWTHLERQKGGIGLRGPGETQLETDKRLLANRIRQIQKRLQHVEVQRDQGRQARRRAQVPVVGLVGYTNAGKSTLFNALTHAEVYSADQLFATLDPTLRRLSSGGLNMVLADTVGFIRHLPHELVAAFRSTLQESAEADLLLHVVDASDERMDETIAEVRQVLAEIGADRIPCVEVYNKIDRLEGVVPHIERGASGRPTQVWVSARSGAGLELLKELLEEILGGGVERRILTLSAAQGELRARLYREARVLSDEPDGAGGWRLAVEFPATARGLRHAIGDNATEAEHEGPLSVSH from the coding sequence TTGTTCGATAGGCCAGATACCGGATCGCGCGCGGTACTGGTGCACATGCCGCTGGCCGGTCCGGATCAGGAGGATCTGGACGAGCTGCGGCTCCTGGCCCTCTCCGCAGGGGCGGAGCCGGCGGCTACGCTCACGGGACGGTTGCGGGCGATCGATCCCCGCTACTACATCGGCCAGGGCAAACTGGAAGAACTGGCCGAAACGGTCAAGGCGCACGAGGCGGAGCTGGTACTCTTCAATCACGCGCTCACACCGAGCCAGGAGCGCAATCTTGAAAAAGCGTTGAATGTCCGGGTGGTCGACCGCAGCGGCCTAATCCTGGACATTTTCGCCCAACGTGCGCGTTCCTTCGAGGGGCGGCTCCAGGTCGAACTGGCTCAGCTGAAACATCTCTCCACCCGGCTGGTACGGGGCTGGACTCACCTTGAGCGCCAGAAAGGCGGGATCGGCCTGCGCGGTCCCGGTGAAACCCAGCTCGAGACCGACAAGCGTCTGCTCGCCAACCGGATCCGCCAGATTCAGAAGCGGCTGCAGCACGTGGAAGTGCAGCGCGATCAGGGGCGTCAGGCGCGTCGCCGGGCGCAAGTGCCAGTGGTCGGCTTGGTCGGCTATACCAACGCCGGCAAGTCGACCTTGTTCAATGCCTTGACACATGCGGAAGTCTATTCGGCCGACCAATTGTTTGCGACTCTCGATCCGACCCTGCGGCGTCTGAGCAGTGGCGGTCTGAACATGGTGCTGGCGGATACCGTGGGTTTCATACGCCATCTCCCGCATGAACTCGTCGCGGCGTTCCGGTCCACCCTGCAGGAATCGGCCGAAGCGGATCTTCTGCTGCATGTCGTCGACGCCAGCGACGAGCGGATGGACGAAACCATCGCCGAGGTGCGGCAGGTGCTGGCGGAGATCGGTGCCGACCGCATTCCGTGCGTCGAGGTTTACAACAAGATCGACCGCTTGGAGGGCGTGGTTCCGCACATCGAGCGCGGTGCGTCGGGCCGGCCGACCCAGGTCTGGGTTTCGGCCCGGAGCGGCGCCGGCCTGGAGTTGCTCAAGGAACTTCTGGAGGAGATCCTGGGCGGTGGCGTCGAGCGCCGTATCCTGACTCTGTCTGCGGCCCAGGGCGAACTCAGGGCACGCCTCTATCGCGAGGCCAGGGTGTTGTCGGACGAGCCCGACGGGGCAGGCGGCTGGCGGCTGGCCGTGGAGTTTCCGGCCACGGCTCGCGGTTTACGCCATGCCATCGGCGATAACGCCACCGAGGCGGAACACGAAGGTCCACTCAGCGTGAGCCACTGA
- a CDS encoding hypoxanthine-guanine phosphoribosyltransferase — MNRLEEIRRVETSAELLHSEADVESAIARLAAEIGEAIADSNPVVMTILTGGIVFAGKLLTHLRFPLELDAIGASRYRGRTEGGETHWRLEPGLSLQGRTVLLVDDILDEGITLAEVRKHCLELGAERVVIAVLVDKELGREKPCRADFVGLVTENRYLFGYGLDYKGYLRNAAGIYACAATELQGP, encoded by the coding sequence ATGAACAGACTCGAAGAAATACGGCGGGTCGAGACGTCCGCCGAGCTGCTGCATTCCGAAGCCGACGTCGAAAGCGCCATCGCCCGTCTGGCTGCGGAGATAGGCGAAGCCATCGCGGACAGCAATCCGGTCGTCATGACCATCCTCACCGGCGGCATCGTGTTCGCCGGGAAACTCCTCACCCATCTGCGGTTCCCGCTGGAGCTCGACGCCATCGGCGCCAGCCGCTACCGCGGCCGGACCGAGGGCGGCGAGACCCACTGGCGGCTGGAACCCGGCCTTTCCCTGCAAGGCCGTACGGTGCTGCTGGTCGACGACATCCTCGACGAAGGCATCACCCTGGCCGAGGTGCGCAAACACTGCTTAGAACTGGGGGCGGAGCGCGTCGTGATCGCCGTCCTGGTCGACAAGGAGCTGGGCCGGGAGAAGCCCTGCCGGGCCGATTTCGTCGGCCTCGTGACCGAAAACCGCTATTTGTTCGGCTACGGTCTGGACTACAAAGGCTATCTGCGCAACGCCGCCGGCATCTACGCCTGCGCCGCCACCGAACTCCAAGGACCGTGA